The Gossypium arboreum isolate Shixiya-1 chromosome 6, ASM2569848v2, whole genome shotgun sequence DNA window AAATATTACAATAGCTGTGTTTTGTACTGATCGTGTTGTGATTGGAACTTGAATTGCTTCACATTGTGGACATGAACTGCATCTTTTTTGACACTTTGGTGGTCTTGATCCTATTAGATTCCTCATCATTAATGCCTTGTCTTGTTCATTCCCTATCTGTTTTAGAAAATTTCTGTCATTTCTGTTTGGATACcgagaaaataaaaaaagaaagaaaagaaaaagaactgaGTTCATGAATATATACCTCATTAGCAACTTTGATGGAAAGTGATCTTCCTGGAAATGGAgtgaaatataaaaattttaagacATGAATATAAATTgggtttctttttttccttttttgagaATAAAAGGAACAAAGATTTTACCTTGAGCAGCCATGAATGTAGCCATGAGGAACAGCAAGGAAATAATGAAGTGTCTGTGTTTATTACTTGAAGAACTGTTCATTTTGGTCATTAAGAGAGATTTTTAAAGAGGAGAGATATGGGATATTAATGAAGACCTCAAAACAAGGAAATCTAATATAGGTGGCATTGGCAATGGaaacaaacaaaagaaaagatgaatcTGTGTAATGCGATATATATATGTCCGAAGGATGGAACGTGGAAGGGCAAAAAGGAGGACTGTAATGAGGGCTAAAAGCAAACTGGAGGGGAGGGGGTGTGGGAGAGGACTTCAACCTCGTTTCATGAGCCACCAAATAAACAAAACTAaggtgaaaaaaatgaaaatggcGAGACAAATGAAAATGGTGTAAGTGAAAACAAAAGGGATAATTCAATATTTAGTCTCTGAATTTGATAACTTTTTTAAATTTGGCCTCTGAATTTTTTTGGTTCACAATAGTCTTTAAATTCGgtaatttttctcaattttggtcatttttagtGGTGGATCTCGGGATTAAGTTCTGAAGGttgattaaaattttcaaaaattttaaaagtttaatgagaattttttttaaaaaaaaattagggggTTAAATTAaagtgtttaaaaattttatgagattGATGAGAATTTCCAAAAAAGAGAGAGgagattttaattaaattttgcaaaaacGGAATAAtgagatttttcaaaaatttggagggccaaattaaaatttttaaaaaaattcaagggAGTAAATAAAATTTCCAAATATTTTGGTCTTTAGGCACCATTACCATCCAACCCTAGTTCTTGTAATGATGTGGTACTTCAAAATTGTACCATGTCAaagtttagaaaaaaattatatttttaggttGAATATATAATTTAGTATCTGAGTTtgacatttttttttctattatggTACCTGAGTTTGAAAAATTCACTAGTAAcactaaatttattctattaacaaaATCATGAAAACTTCAAACCTAATAACATTagcaattaactttcatcaaatcaatcttaaaacccaaattaaacaCCAAAAGATTAACACCATTACCTTTGGGtactaaaatatataacttttgtcaaATGCAAATAtcaaatttgactaaaaaatAACGTAGGTACCACATTAAAAAAAGTATCAAACTTAGATACCAAATGATAAATTAAGTCTAATTTTttgtaataatgtaaaataatattagAGTGCTACGTTATCACATAAACTAAAATTGGGAAAAGTTATCAATTTTTAGGACTAGTATAAGAAAAGTCATCATGTGGTCCAAAAGAagtttagggaccaaattaaaatatatatatcaaaattaaggactaaatggTATTTTATCCCAAAACAAAAACAGTAACAAGAAATATCCTTTTAcaaaccaaatgacaaaaaataAGGAGTTTTAACCAAATGGGGTTTATGTAATGCAATGTTTTCCCTATTCTTTTCAATCTGCCACGTTTACATTCCAGAAAGCACTTTGGGTTTTTTGGATTCTGATTCAGTTGACAGAGTCGGTGACTCGTGAGTCTTCACCAGTTCCACTCCAACATGCCCAAAGGCAAAACCGCCTCTTCAACCATTAATCCCTACTGAACTAGTTTTAAAATTCGTAACCAGATTTATCTCTTAATAAGCGGATTAGTTATTGAAAAAATAGGGTTATTTGTGGTTGCTTTACACACATTCCTATAAGCAGCAGTAAGGTCGCCCATTGTTCTTGGGACTGAAGCTCCCTGTCTTTAACACAGAAAAAAAACACTATCTGTATGTGTTCTGCAATAATCCTAACTGCTTATGCCTACCAATTACACCACTGTTTTATGAAACCATTTCttcatccaaaaacataaaaactaaTATCCTTTTATGTTTTAGTGTTTTTTCAATGTTGTTACACAATGAGATTCAGCTCCATATTCAGAAATTTTAGGGACTGGTTCTTATGTAGGAGAATATGGGCCAGGTAAAAATATCATGAAAGTTTTGTATTAGAaatcaaattatattttacttaaatagataaataaatcttCGTACTTTAGATcaaagaataaattaaaaatttcattaatttttacTATTGAAATTAATCATTGTACATTAATGTATACTGAATCACGTCACATATCACTATCTAATTATTCTTTTAGCCATGTAAACTTGTAATAATATAAATGGAGAGGCTTACTCTTATTTTGGCCCTTGATTCCACTTTTGATACTTaaggtaaaattatttttatgtacCTAATTCATGAATGTACATTATAGTATTTATGTATGTTTATAGTTCATACCAcaaattaattcattaattaatgtATAGAAACTATTAATTGTGATGGTAAAAGTATTATTGATACCTTTATATtaaaaagttaaattaaatttatttatttactaaaaaataataaattaatttttgtacGATATATCAAAGAAGAAATTGTTCCTTTATGTTATAAAATTCATCCATCTTTACTGTTAAAAAAACGGGCGTAGCTGACGGAATAACTAGACAAATACACGTGACGTGCCATGTGTACCTTGTGCCAACATACAAAAATAAGTTTTGAACagtagaaatagataaaatttttaacaaaaaaatcagTTTGCACTTTGATCTACGTTCAAAGATTAATTTATCCATCTTTTTAATAAAAAAGGACAAAATACAATCTGACTTTTAATACAAAAATCTTCAAATAAATTTACGCTAACAAactcataactcaaataataacAAGACAAAGCTTATAATTCGGGTTGGAAATTTTTGCCATAAAAAAGTTTTGAGAACAAATTTTCATGCAAACTTTCCATAAATTAAATGTATGGTACGTTCAATATTTTAACCTCAAAAATGTCATTTTTgtagctcttttttttttttgaactctgAATTCTGATACTGAAACCCTTTTTGATTATTTCTCCATTATTGCATACAGTAACATCAGCATCTATCTACATTATTGATCACCAGCTTTATGGTTTACGTGCATTATACAGCACTCAGACAGCAGTAACAATGGCAGCGAGACCTTGGGCCAAAGTCCAGCCCCCACATAACTATCGTTTACAACACTAGTAGGTATCCTACCCATAAGTCTATCCATAATTGTGTGTCTCTAtaaacacacacacatatatatgtacatatatgagATTCTACCTTCTGCTATGTGTTAATGGCTACTGGCTAGGAGCCTTTTGAATACCATTTAAATTAGAAATTAGATGGATTCATAGAGCAATTAGTGTCGTATAATAAAAGAAAGTCAAAATCACTAAGTCCAAACTTGAATGACGTCTTAGTTTTTATAAGATTAAAGTTTAGTATAAGTCCTTATATCGTTTcaaaaagtttattttaatttctttattatttaaaggAACATTTTAATCTTTGTACGTTTGTAAAGTTGACATTTTAGTCGCTacatgttaattttgttattgatGGAATTGTATGATTTAACGATTATTGACATgatattaaatcaaattaaaaagcTTACTAGTCTTGAAAACAAATGGAATAACATGACTTAATGATGGCTGATGTGAACCAAATTACAAATAACCGCATGTACCAACATGATATACATCCTCATTTCTCTTATGTCGAAGTTTTAGCTCTTCATCACTTTAATTTGTTAATGAATTTTCTATTTtgaggggaaaaatggtaaaaatTCCATAGTAATacttaggttaaaatatgttgttagtACTTAGATAAATTTTGAGATTTAATCATTGTTCTTAAAAAGTTAGAAATTATTTCTTTTTACTTTCTTGATATAATTTGTCAATTTAACATGTTAATTTGGCTAGCCTCATGTGAAAATGCATATAATTGACGAgaaataaacatgttatgtttggcaaattttaattgaaattctTAACGCTGATAACGATAAGCTAATAAAAGAATGAATTTACATTTTAACtctcataataatatataatttaatctcgaccctttaaaaaaaaaaatttgacttCACCCTTACTTGACTTGTTAGTATTGGAGTATGGCCTTATTTATAAACTAGCACAACGATCCTTTGTATACATTACAAGATTAATACAACTTAGTTTTAGCTGAAAACTATTGAAGTAACTGAAATTTGGTATAAATTTAAGATCAAAACAACAGATACAAGTTAGAATTAGTCGAGACAAACCATATCACAataaaatataccaaaattttaattgaaacagAACTTAAATTATTTGGTATCGAtttaaaaccaaaacaaaaattaTGCAGCTAATTTTGTCTTGTCTTATATAATAAACTTTTccatcaacaaaaaaaaaaaaaaaaaaaagggttgttGGCATTGACAACTTGACGTGTGAAcaatatcttcttcttcttcttgtattTTAATCTCATTATGATTTGCTTTTtttaatacaatatttaaaattatccaTAGCCTCTCCTCAACActtaaatagaaggataatgcgcttcagcgcACTTAAACTCACGTCTTCTTACACTAACAATAATACCAATATTAATCGAATTAATATCTTTTAAGTCTACGAAATTGGTCGGAAATGAAAAAGCCAATCCTGTCTTATTATAAAAAACTTTTAAAGTCGTTAAAAGGAAGCTGGTGCCGTAATTTAGTAATGCCGATACGTTTTCTTTTTGAGGGTTTATCCGAATTTGGTTAAAAAGCCATTGCAAAGGTCAATTAGACCATCATTCATGGGGATGCTTCTTTGTTCTTTGCCACACGCTATGCCCTAATTTCATTCAATCATCTAATCATTCTTATGAATTATGAGTGCATTTTGAACTTCAAAATCTTCTGATCCAGATTTTAAATtagtcttaaaaataaaagtatttgTACCATGTCAATTAAGTCATTCAATCGATTGTGTTAATGTTTGAATGTTTACCACATAAATGACTTTGATTAACatgttaaaataaaaagaatagtcCTTGATCAATTTTCAAGGCATAAAGATAACTTTAGTCCCTAATGTTTATTCATTTTATCATTTTGGCcctcaacttttaaaatttagtcaatttgcttACTTTTTGACAGAAAAATTGATTGAacagttaaaattttaatggcaTTAATGTGACAGTTCACGTGACATTTTATATGTACTTCACTGTTAACatggataaattttttaaaagtttttatgaacttttttggaatttgttgatttttaaaatattatttatttattttgaatttttatgaattataCATACATTACCACATTAATGGCCACATCAATGccgttaaaattttaacatttcaattaGTTTTTCCATCCAAAAACAagtaatttaactaaaatttaaaaggTTAAGGGTCAAAATGACCCCCCAAAAAATAaaggccaaaaaaaaaaaaagtaaatgttAGGGGAGATAtttatctttatgcttttttttttaacacattagttcaaaataGACATGTTCAAGGACTGAGTTAATCGTCCAAGCTCGAAAGGTTGATCAAAACTTGTAAGGGTTCAGACAAAAATACTAGGCTTAAGCAAAAAATATTAGGTCTACTTAAAATATAGAATAGGGTTGGGTTTGAAAATTCAAGTCTCCAGCTCAGCCCATTTTCTAATATATCATAGtgagttatttttatatattagtaATTTATagcacataaaaattaaatttataataataaataatattaaaatataaacaataaaaaatttaaattcaaaaaattcaaaaaatataggcTGGTCTAAAATGGGCTTGACTTATCTATTTATAATTATGGGTGggcttgaataaaattttaagcatATATCTCGAGTTGGGTTAGTCTTGgataagtataaaatatattaatatcatatttaaaCCTAACCCAACCCGACTTATGAACACCTCTAAATCAAATATATCTCATTCACAttgtaagacccaaattttgcccgggacccaataaaaccaaacccgaattaaacctagcctattatccagttacaagcccaaacccaattttggcccaacctaatcccaacccaaacacaaaaaaaataaataaataaataaataaaaaccttggccacctactccaccaccttggccaccaactccaccacccttggccacctaaaccaccccaaccactccacttgtaaaatttggctataaaagccattcaagactttgATTTTATAGGGGTTTTGTTTTTTGGAGAAGGATTGTTCTTTGTTTTGGAGGAGGTTTTTTGTTTTTGGAGATGTTTTTTGTTTTTGGAAAGAAGGTTATTTTGTTTCTTGGAAAGGCtagttttggagattaatcaaagatcaaagcaaaagagatttcttttgtctattcttatctttagttctttgtttgtttattgttttcctttcaattttattttgttttttatctgaaagtaaaaataaaagtaagaagcttacccatattttcattacgaGAAAAGGTTTTTTGAGGTCCGTCATTGTGTGCTGGTGGCGATGATGTGCCCGTGGGGGTCCATGACCGAAACAAAGCAGACCAACTAcggatttagaaaagaggagaaagagagttgagagcttgttttattattttattatttttactattatttatattattattattatttctcatgtatatattattatttatattattattatattatatattattatttatattattattatattatatatgcctctccatatttatttatattattactatcattattgttacttttattattttttatttctaactactattattatatatatatgtattattgtttgtattattattattattatcaccctattgttattactttacttttgtattctaatatattattaatattactcatattttcattatttttgctatcactattactattatatattagtgtatattttatgtatatatatatatatatatttatatttatatatagtattgtttttattactttaatttaatatttttattatatttgctttttgtatttctatatttattattattatatagtagtgtgtatttctattatatacatatatatatatttatatatagtattattgtttactttactttaatattattcttattatcattatatccaacccaataataattctttcataaaagtaatattccgtatttggtaattcgagacaatcgtgccctaacttattgggtttcaatttttctcctttaacctaaataacggaatactcttttaaatcgcaacatgagttttgaaaaatgcttattctcggagatacgaggtgttgtgtcctaacttactgggtatggcattttgttacgtcgaaataagatttttgcaagtaaaggcaatattcggtgtttgggaattcgaggaaacgtgccttaacttactgggtttcgattttcctcgttcaccttaactaactgaataaccttttgaaatacacgaatttttatataaaaggcaagctcgttctcgaaaattcaagatgtcatgtcctaacttactggatgtgacattttatattgtgagacgagaaggtccttaacatttgagcattttctttacatagagagatcgtattttaaattctttcaagttttcaaattttcgacactaagacactaattaatcaactaggtaccaattttgggcgtgtcgagggtgctaatccttcctcgtatgcgtaaccgactcgaactcattttctgattttcgtagaccaaaaattatcgttttagtaaatcttaacttttattaaaatgattaacttaaggtgatccgatcacacctaaaaagattggtggcgactcctgttttcattttttttctccaagtcgatacccgtttttttcaaaaaatggttacgacgacTTGGCGACTCAATCGGGAGttttataagagagtcaagccacaagttgattaacttttgtcttttttcgaaatttgagaatttggttttgatatacgatCACTTCATTGCGTTTCACCCGTTTTTCGtactgttttcatcattttattcctattttctttaatcgtttcaagtttttatgcatatatcttctcgcattgcattgcatgaccgttgtggtcacacccttaagtgggagtgaaaaactacgccttcgtgaggtttttacctccgtgcaggatagtggatcactttcggaatacatccgtacctatggtttcgtgagattttcatctccgtgtagccatagggaaatgtattctcctgaattgaactcgattcaaatgagcctataatgggtgaggatcgaggaatctgctggttcaggtacccttactctagaaccaaaccacatatagagagacctaggagCCCACTCTAAGAAGAGCCACTCcgaacccctagtggtcacccgaattgctttatttgttatttatttatcctatactaacgtgttttatttttgttttgtttataattgcattacattacatcatcctaagaaggaggtgttgattcatatttgattgctaaatagaacagtttgtcataagaaaacgaattttttgataaagtggattataatacggcTGTCTAAATATGATCCAAGTGAACACATGAAAGAAGACTGATAGCTCGTGAAGAAATACAAGACTTCGCTTCATTGCCTGAAGACAGAAACTGACAAAAATTATTCGAGAGCCGTCACATCTTGACCTTCTTAAAGGAGTTGACAAGTACCACAGTAATAAGTGAGCAACGAGTCGCAGCCTGGATCGAGTAAAAAAGGAGTTAATATAAACATCTCTTGGAGAATTCGTCAGACTCGACCACAAGATCCGGATATGAAGAGGAAGATAGGTGTCTTCACTTGGAATACAAGAGAAAAGCCGTATATgtagtccgttttatgtaaaagaatttgctttctagaaaagttgttctaatgaaattaaatttaaaatcaatgccttccttttttttgcgttcatgcatttgcattacattacatcaaagaaaagaatgtgttgattcgaaattcaattcctaaatagaatagtttgtcataaggaaacgaatttcttgataaagtagattatagtgcgatcgcctgaatatagtccaagtaaacacgatgagagaaagctggtagttcacggaggaatacatgatgtaattgccagagattcaagccaacaaagacATGACGAGAGAAAGCTGGAAGTCCAtgaaggaatacatgacttgatttaattgccaacgaagattatTCAAAAGCCGACActtttgatgagtatcatggagataagtgagcaagagatcgaggctcagattaagcagtAAGGAACTAGTAAAGGCATCTTTTAGAGAATTTACaggattcgaccatgaagaaaagatcagcgtttacttggGATATGAAGGGCAATAccgcatatgtaatctattttcatgtaaagaaatatgttttctagaaaagttattctaatggaattgaattcaagatcaacatcttcctttcttttgtattcattccatacatttgcattacattgcaaCATTTGCATTAAACTTTCACTAAAGAACCctgattaaacaaaattatttcagttaatctaGAAACCAACGAGAATCAAGCAACCGAACACAGCCACTATACCCGCCGTAAAACCAAAGCAATGGACCAGAGATTAGAAAGGATAGAACAAATGCAAAGGGAGATGCAAGAACAATTACAAGagcagatgcaagagcaactggctaagatatagcaagatatgagggaccatatgttagagtcccagaaaagcatgatggatcaattaactcgtctattggctggcggattagaaaaggggaaaagccctttgatcaatgcgggagaagataatgaagatcctacctaCCCTCCGGGTTTTACCCCATCTCATGTGCCCCtgcaaaccgaggcacctcctagaaggccatctgtcacagtgaggcctcaacatgggccagtGGATGCTGGaatccccataaatttcccatctgggttgggaaataatttgggtgatagctcagtcaaccctattactcctgatctggatttaatagagaaggaaagaatggccactgaatcctcgaaacaattggaagatcgttgcaggtggtcagaggagaagtttagggttttagaaggcgCTGGCAATCATCAGGGGatcgatgccaaagacttaagtttggttccagatttggtgcttcctcataaatttaagatgccagagtttgaaaagtacaacgggactacttgcccagaggcgcacataacaatgttttgtagaaggATGACTGGCTATGTGAACaacgatcaactattgatccattatTTTCAAGACAGCCTAATGGGagcagcggctaggtggtacaatcag harbors:
- the LOC108485827 gene encoding EPIDERMAL PATTERNING FACTOR-like protein 2; this translates as MTKMNSSSSNKHRHFIISLLFLMATFMAAQGRSLSIKVANEIGNEQDKALMMRNLIGSRPPKCQKRCSSCPQCEAIQVPITTRSVQNTAIVIFPIAYSKGNDMSNYKPMCWKCKCGNMIFNP